The following are encoded in a window of Arcobacter arenosus genomic DNA:
- a CDS encoding DMT family transporter, which translates to MENKKAIFIFLLLGIIWGSNFIYMKLATVYISELQVVFLRVLFGFIPVLIYTIYKKTMRIEHFKYAFHFFIMSLLGASVYYYYFVKASSLLLSGITGALSASVPLFAFILAVIFLKDEKLDKRLFGILLGLIGVVLIAKPYELDVFESNIEGIKAIILGSLVVGSSFVYAKRFISPLKIHFSALTTYQLAFATITLSLFVDYNGISNITLNLNVLLGTIIGLGLLGTGLAFILYYYLIEHLGAVRASSATYLPPIVALLIGFFIVGEDIDLIDLMGTVLILFGVYMINRKV; encoded by the coding sequence TTGGAAAACAAAAAAGCTATCTTTATTTTTTTATTACTTGGGATTATTTGGGGCAGTAATTTTATATATATGAAATTAGCCACTGTTTATATAAGTGAGTTACAAGTTGTATTCTTAAGGGTTTTATTTGGGTTTATACCAGTTTTAATTTACACAATATACAAAAAAACTATGAGAATAGAGCATTTCAAATATGCCTTTCATTTTTTTATTATGTCACTTCTTGGAGCATCAGTTTATTATTACTATTTCGTAAAAGCTTCTTCATTACTTTTATCAGGAATTACTGGTGCACTTAGTGCTTCTGTTCCTTTATTCGCGTTTATTTTGGCTGTTATATTTTTAAAAGATGAGAAGTTAGATAAAAGATTATTTGGAATATTATTGGGTTTAATTGGAGTTGTTTTAATTGCAAAACCTTATGAACTTGATGTGTTTGAGTCAAATATTGAAGGGATTAAAGCTATTATACTTGGCTCACTTGTTGTTGGTTCATCTTTTGTATATGCAAAAAGATTTATAAGCCCTTTGAAAATACATTTCTCTGCGCTTACTACTTATCAATTAGCTTTTGCTACTATTACCTTATCCTTGTTTGTTGATTATAATGGAATATCAAATATTACATTAAATTTAAATGTTTTATTGGGAACAATTATTGGTTTAGGTTTATTAGGAACAGGTTTAGCTTTTATTTTGTATTATTATCTAATTGAGCATTTAGGTGCAGTTAGAGCATCCTCTGCAACTTATTTACCACCAATTGTAGCATTGTTAATTGGTTTTTTTATTGTTGGTGAAGATATAGATTTAATAGATTTAATGGGTACTGTTTTAATCTTATTTGGAGTTTATATGATAAATAGAAAAGTTTAA
- a CDS encoding phosphatidylglycerophosphatase A, whose protein sequence is MRKLFLTLFYSGLSPKAPGTVGSFLALILGIALLQIIDVSTLFLLAILITVIAVKQIDIYEKEVGVHDSKEIVIDELAGMWIALSICGITQENMIIMASLAFIYFRVFDIWKPSIIGRIDKKVEGGWGVMGDDVIAGIAAGIATAGTYQLIEKFLI, encoded by the coding sequence ATGAGAAAACTATTTTTAACTTTATTTTATAGTGGATTAAGTCCAAAAGCACCTGGCACTGTTGGGAGCTTTCTTGCGCTGATTTTAGGTATTGCACTACTTCAAATAATTGACGTTTCTACACTTTTTTTATTAGCAATTTTAATTACTGTAATAGCTGTAAAACAGATTGATATTTATGAAAAAGAAGTTGGTGTTCATGATAGTAAAGAGATTGTTATTGATGAACTTGCAGGGATGTGGATTGCCCTTTCAATTTGTGGTATAACTCAAGAAAATATGATTATTATGGCTTCATTAGCTTTTATTTATTTTAGAGTTTTTGATATTTGGAAACCCTCAATAATCGGTAGAATCGATAAAAAAGTAGAAGGTGGATGGGGAGTTATGGGAGATGATGTTATTGCTGGTATTGCAGCAGGTATTGCCACAGCAGGAACATATCAATTAATAGAAAAGTTTTTAATTTAA
- a CDS encoding response regulator gives MNILIIESEIYLAQKVVSRLLDDGHNCDFVESPNIENLTKDYDIILLSTSLPAALCKTIIRRYNDSIILLLVSYISDETVTDPIKEGAKDYIMKPFIMDELIRKIYHYRECKSLRKELFTLREYLDFQFRDVETAGTVLPTSFPILIETNTQIAADKLTFELARKLNLHMKFISLSDENWQKHLNDKFNGILYLTEYQTLKRSAKDSLNRLVEDKKCVIVSMEKEDEFPYTKIDFQKEDNMMATNSIMTINDYVKMMVLSYQSKYPDTELSKKLGISRKSLWEKRKKLGIEKKK, from the coding sequence ATGAATATATTAATTATAGAAAGTGAGATTTATTTAGCACAAAAAGTAGTGTCTAGATTATTGGATGATGGTCATAATTGTGATTTTGTTGAATCACCAAATATTGAAAATTTAACAAAAGATTATGATATCATCCTTTTATCAACATCTCTACCGGCTGCATTATGTAAAACAATTATTAGAAGATACAATGATTCAATTATCCTTTTATTGGTTTCATATATTTCTGATGAAACAGTAACAGACCCAATTAAAGAGGGTGCAAAAGATTATATTATGAAGCCATTTATTATGGATGAGCTTATAAGAAAAATATATCACTATAGAGAGTGTAAATCACTTAGAAAAGAACTGTTTACATTAAGAGAATATCTTGATTTTCAATTTAGAGACGTAGAAACTGCAGGTACTGTACTTCCAACTTCTTTTCCAATTTTAATTGAAACAAACACTCAAATAGCTGCAGATAAGCTAACTTTTGAATTAGCAAGAAAACTAAACTTACATATGAAATTTATTTCACTTAGTGATGAGAATTGGCAAAAACATCTAAATGATAAGTTCAATGGTATTTTATATTTAACAGAATATCAAACTTTAAAAAGAAGTGCAAAAGATAGTCTAAATAGACTTGTTGAAGATAAAAAATGTGTAATTGTTTCAATGGAAAAAGAAGATGAGTTTCCTTATACAAAAATTGACTTCCAAAAGGAAGACAATATGATGGCTACAAACTCAATAATGACAATTAACGATTATGTTAAAATGATGGTATTATCATACCAAAGCAAATATCCAGATACGGAATTATCGAAAAAACTTGGAATTTCAAGAAAATCTTTATGGGAAAAAAGAAAAAAACTTGGTATAGAAAAAAAGAAATAA
- a CDS encoding bifunctional 2-C-methyl-D-erythritol 4-phosphate cytidylyltransferase/2-C-methyl-D-erythritol 2,4-cyclodiphosphate synthase, with translation MSDITLILLCAGNSSRFELSSKKQWLRTENSPLWLFVTKRLSSFYSFNKIIIASHKDELNYMKNFTDDVTFVEGGETRQSSMKNALKEVTTDYVMVSDVARACIPKEVITNLIDAKNNADCIVPILNVSDTVVFKNDTINRDEVKLIQTPQLSRTEILINALNTDEEFTDDSSAIKNIGGTIEYIKGSLNSKKLTFEEDIQAIECIKAPSKNFFTGTGFDIHPFEDNKKMFLGGVNIDVDYGFKAHSDGDVLIHSVIDALLGACGAGDIGEFFPDTDERYKGADSKELLKHIVKFIYNVGYEIVNIDLTIIAQKPKINPYKNEIKSTMAQLLNLEKQFVNIKATTAEKLGFIGRSEGVAVQSIATLKYYEWERK, from the coding sequence GTGTCAGATATTACATTAATATTGCTTTGTGCAGGAAACTCCTCAAGATTCGAGCTTTCTTCAAAAAAACAATGGTTAAGAACTGAAAATTCTCCATTGTGGTTATTTGTTACCAAAAGACTTTCGAGTTTTTACTCTTTTAACAAAATCATTATTGCTTCCCATAAAGATGAATTAAACTATATGAAGAATTTTACTGATGATGTTACTTTTGTAGAGGGTGGAGAAACTAGACAATCCTCAATGAAAAATGCCTTAAAAGAGGTTACTACTGATTATGTGATGGTATCGGATGTTGCAAGAGCTTGCATACCAAAAGAGGTTATCACAAATTTAATAGATGCAAAAAACAATGCAGACTGCATCGTCCCAATACTAAATGTAAGCGATACAGTAGTTTTTAAAAATGACACAATAAATAGAGATGAAGTAAAACTTATTCAAACTCCTCAACTTTCAAGAACAGAAATTTTAATCAATGCACTTAATACTGATGAAGAATTTACTGATGATAGTAGTGCAATTAAAAATATTGGTGGAACAATTGAATATATAAAAGGTAGTTTAAATAGTAAAAAACTAACTTTTGAAGAAGATATTCAAGCTATTGAATGTATCAAAGCTCCTTCAAAAAACTTTTTTACTGGGACAGGTTTTGATATACATCCATTTGAAGATAATAAAAAAATGTTCCTTGGTGGAGTTAACATTGATGTAGACTATGGCTTTAAAGCGCATAGTGATGGTGATGTATTAATACATTCAGTTATAGATGCACTTTTGGGAGCCTGTGGTGCTGGAGATATTGGGGAATTTTTTCCAGATACCGATGAAAGATATAAAGGTGCAGATTCAAAAGAGCTATTAAAACATATTGTTAAATTTATTTATAATGTGGGATATGAAATTGTAAATATTGATTTAACTATAATTGCTCAAAAACCAAAAATAAATCCATATAAAAATGAAATCAAATCAACTATGGCACAACTTTTAAATTTAGAAAAACAATTTGTAAATATAAAAGCGACTACAGCTGAGAAGTTGGGATTTATAGGGAGAAGTGAGGGTGTTGCAGTTCAAAGTATTGCAACATTAAAATATTATGAGTGGGAAAGAAAATGA
- a CDS encoding HDOD domain-containing protein, protein MKKLIIEKIDTLPPLPKSVLELEEFRKMANKEPLDLLKIIEQDPLIITTVLRVANSAMFGFVSEVETPSRAISLLGINFTISIALGTVIQNLVDTKLSCYEATTDDFMFSSNLASALINSWVSKISFDLKEDLLIPAFLQEVGKFVIADIVSESGRTEEFIEQVKITKNVTAVEKEFLGFSCARITANIFKHWNLSHNLIFSIGFVEDLEHCPKDYVEKAKILEIIKILTDIKNPLSDYNVQRALTKASEYGFDVDLLLQSIDTIKFKLENDL, encoded by the coding sequence ATGAAAAAACTAATTATAGAAAAAATAGATACATTACCACCTCTTCCTAAAAGTGTTTTAGAACTTGAAGAATTCAGAAAAATGGCAAATAAAGAGCCTTTAGATTTATTAAAAATTATTGAACAAGATCCATTGATTATTACTACTGTATTAAGGGTTGCAAACTCTGCAATGTTTGGTTTTGTAAGTGAAGTTGAAACTCCAAGTAGAGCAATCTCTTTATTAGGTATAAATTTTACTATCTCTATTGCTTTAGGAACTGTTATTCAAAACCTTGTGGATACTAAATTATCTTGTTACGAAGCAACAACTGATGATTTTATGTTCTCTTCAAATCTTGCAAGTGCATTAATCAACTCTTGGGTTTCAAAAATTAGCTTTGATTTAAAAGAGGACTTACTTATCCCTGCATTTTTACAAGAAGTAGGAAAATTTGTTATTGCTGATATTGTTTCTGAAAGTGGAAGAACTGAAGAATTTATTGAACAAGTAAAAATTACAAAAAATGTAACAGCTGTTGAAAAAGAGTTTTTAGGTTTTTCATGTGCTAGAATTACCGCAAATATTTTTAAACACTGGAACTTAAGTCATAATTTAATCTTCTCAATCGGTTTTGTAGAAGATTTAGAACATTGTCCAAAAGATTATGTCGAAAAAGCTAAAATTTTAGAAATTATAAAAATTCTTACAGATATTAAAAATCCATTATCTGATTACAATGTACAAAGAGCATTAACAAAAGCTAGTGAATATGGCTTTGATGTTGATCTTTTATTACAATCTATAGATACGATTAAATTTAAATTAGAAAATGACCTTTAA
- the thiC gene encoding phosphomethylpyrimidine synthase ThiC, whose amino-acid sequence MREWLDNHKNDEVRTQMYYAKRGIITPDMEYVAKVEKIDPELVRSEIARGRLIIPANVNHKHLKPMAIGIASSCKINANIGSSALASDIQGEIEKVDVCLKHGADTIMDLSTGGDLDSIRQAVIEHSTVPIGTVPMYQILHDVKDKIEDLTIENMLQVLEKQAQQGVSYFTIHAGFLLQFMPHIAKRKMGIVSRGGSLMAAWMMHYHKENPFYDAFDDILDICRRYDVSLSLGDSLRPGCLADASDEAQLSELKVLGELTLRAWEKDVQVMIEGPGHVPLNQIERNMKLEREYCHEAPFYILGPLTTDIAAGYDHISSAIGAAVGGWHGASMLCYVTPKEHLGLPNANDVREGIIAYKIAAHSADIARGRKDARNIDDEMSDARYAFDWNKQFELCLDPERAKEYHDETLPQDVFKEAEFCSMCGPKFCSYKITQKIVDTHGDKIAQTAAAV is encoded by the coding sequence ATGAGAGAATGGTTAGACAATCATAAAAATGATGAAGTACGAACACAAATGTACTATGCCAAAAGAGGCATCATCACACCTGACATGGAATATGTAGCTAAGGTTGAAAAAATTGATCCTGAGCTAGTAAGAAGTGAAATTGCAAGAGGAAGACTTATAATTCCAGCAAATGTTAACCACAAACATTTAAAACCAATGGCTATAGGAATTGCAAGTTCATGTAAAATTAATGCAAATATAGGTTCTTCTGCACTTGCATCTGATATTCAAGGTGAGATTGAAAAAGTTGACGTTTGTTTAAAACATGGTGCTGATACTATAATGGATTTAAGTACAGGTGGGGATTTAGACTCAATTAGACAAGCTGTTATTGAACACTCAACTGTTCCTATTGGTACTGTTCCTATGTATCAAATTTTACATGATGTAAAAGATAAGATTGAAGATTTAACTATTGAAAATATGCTTCAAGTACTTGAAAAACAAGCTCAACAAGGGGTTTCTTATTTTACTATTCATGCTGGTTTCTTATTACAATTTATGCCTCATATTGCAAAAAGAAAAATGGGTATCGTTTCAAGAGGTGGTTCATTAATGGCGGCATGGATGATGCATTACCATAAAGAAAACCCATTTTATGATGCATTTGATGATATTTTAGATATTTGTAGAAGATATGACGTTTCTTTATCATTAGGGGATTCTTTAAGACCAGGTTGTTTAGCTGACGCATCAGATGAAGCTCAATTATCAGAATTAAAAGTTTTAGGTGAATTAACTTTAAGAGCTTGGGAAAAAGATGTTCAAGTTATGATTGAAGGTCCTGGGCACGTTCCTTTAAATCAAATTGAAAGAAATATGAAACTTGAAAGAGAATATTGTCATGAGGCACCTTTTTATATCTTAGGACCACTTACAACTGATATTGCTGCTGGTTATGACCACATCTCTTCTGCAATTGGTGCAGCTGTTGGGGGATGGCATGGGGCTTCAATGCTTTGTTATGTTACTCCAAAGGAACATTTAGGATTACCAAATGCAAATGATGTAAGAGAAGGTATTATCGCATATAAAATTGCTGCTCACTCTGCTGATATTGCAAGGGGTAGAAAAGATGCAAGAAATATTGATGATGAGATGAGTGATGCAAGATATGCCTTTGATTGGAACAAACAATTTGAACTTTGTTTAGACCCTGAAAGAGCAAAAGAGTATCATGATGAAACTCTTCCTCAAGATGTATTTAAAGAAGCAGAATTTTGTTCAATGTGTGGACCAAAATTTTGTTCATATAAAATTACACAAAAAATTGTTGATACCCATGGGGATAAAATAGCTCAAACAGCAGCAGCTGTTTAA
- a CDS encoding Mrp/NBP35 family ATP-binding protein — protein sequence MATIAEIKNELGKVLYPGFQKSIVEFGFLKDVEQNADSYVIHLDITSSAPEVEEELKKNISTVLGSIGVSNIAFNIKKPEAPKQQSNSTSGQNIAPQIKNFVMVSSGKGGVGKSTTTVNLAIAAAMQGKKVGILDADIYGPNIPRMMGLRGAEVEIVGNKAKPFSAYGVDVMSMGSLMEEGQSLIWRGSMIMKAIQQLLRDILWEDLDILFIDMPPGTGDAQLTLAQSVPVTCGVNVTTPQHVALDDSRRSLDMFKKLHIPIAGIVENMSGFICPKCGEESDIFGMGTCDDLADQYNTQVLGMLPIEPAIREGGDGGKPVVYCQPESESAKRYMQAAAKLVAFVDEVSEKASNEAIQPTTPAGVSACSSK from the coding sequence ATGGCAACTATAGCTGAAATAAAAAATGAATTAGGAAAAGTTTTATATCCAGGTTTTCAAAAATCAATCGTTGAGTTTGGTTTTTTAAAGGATGTAGAACAAAATGCAGATAGTTATGTTATACATTTAGATATAACTTCAAGTGCACCTGAAGTTGAAGAGGAATTAAAAAAGAATATCTCAACTGTTTTAGGGTCAATTGGAGTTTCAAATATAGCTTTTAATATTAAAAAACCAGAAGCTCCAAAACAACAAAGTAACAGTACTAGTGGACAAAATATCGCTCCACAAATTAAAAACTTTGTAATGGTAAGTTCAGGTAAAGGTGGAGTTGGTAAATCAACTACAACTGTAAACTTAGCAATAGCAGCAGCAATGCAAGGTAAAAAAGTTGGTATCTTAGATGCTGATATCTATGGTCCAAATATTCCTAGAATGATGGGATTAAGAGGAGCAGAAGTAGAGATTGTTGGAAATAAAGCAAAACCTTTTAGTGCATATGGTGTTGATGTAATGTCAATGGGTTCACTTATGGAAGAGGGACAATCTCTTATTTGGAGAGGTTCTATGATTATGAAAGCTATCCAACAATTATTAAGAGATATTTTGTGGGAAGATTTAGATATTCTTTTCATTGATATGCCTCCAGGAACTGGTGATGCTCAATTAACTTTAGCTCAAAGTGTACCTGTAACATGTGGTGTAAATGTTACTACTCCTCAACATGTAGCATTAGATGATTCAAGAAGATCTCTTGATATGTTCAAAAAACTTCATATTCCAATTGCAGGTATTGTTGAAAATATGAGTGGATTTATTTGTCCAAAATGTGGTGAAGAATCAGATATCTTTGGAATGGGAACATGTGATGATTTAGCAGATCAATATAATACACAAGTATTAGGAATGCTTCCAATTGAACCTGCTATTAGAGAGGGAGGAGATGGTGGTAAACCAGTTGTTTACTGTCAACCTGAATCAGAGTCAGCAAAAAGATATATGCAAGCTGCTGCTAAACTTGTAGCTTTTGTTGATGAGGTTAGCGAAAAAGCTTCAAATGAAGCAATTCAACCAACTACACCAGCAGGTGTTTCAGCTTGTTCTTCTAAATAA
- the hisIE gene encoding bifunctional phosphoribosyl-AMP cyclohydrolase/phosphoribosyl-ATP diphosphatase HisIE, protein MTNSEIINWEKVDGMVPVITQDSNTNEVLMMAYMDKEALELTIKTKQAHYFSRTKQRIWKKGESSGHIQDVKDILIDCDNDTLLLKVEQTGVACHTGRKSCFFTNLETKETTSDVEIDTTSAYGVIDNLYHVIESRKNDDPSKSYTAKLLNGKQNSMLKKIVEEAGEFTFAVKDDNKEEIVYEAADLVYHCMVALASKNINPDQVKQELSRRFGLSGIDEKNSRVES, encoded by the coding sequence ATGACAAATAGTGAAATAATAAACTGGGAAAAAGTTGATGGAATGGTTCCAGTTATAACACAAGATTCAAATACTAATGAAGTATTGATGATGGCATATATGGATAAAGAAGCTTTAGAGTTAACAATCAAAACAAAACAAGCTCACTATTTTTCTAGAACTAAACAAAGAATCTGGAAAAAAGGTGAAAGTTCAGGACATATCCAAGATGTGAAAGATATTTTAATAGACTGTGACAACGACACACTTTTATTAAAAGTTGAACAAACCGGTGTTGCTTGTCATACAGGTAGAAAATCATGTTTTTTTACAAACCTTGAAACAAAAGAAACTACTTCTGACGTGGAGATTGATACAACTAGCGCTTATGGTGTGATTGATAATTTATACCATGTGATTGAATCAAGAAAAAATGATGACCCATCAAAATCATATACAGCAAAACTTTTAAATGGTAAGCAAAACTCTATGCTTAAAAAAATTGTTGAAGAAGCTGGAGAATTTACCTTTGCAGTAAAAGATGATAACAAAGAAGAGATAGTTTATGAAGCAGCTGATTTAGTATATCACTGTATGGTTGCACTAGCTTCTAAAAATATCAATCCAGACCAAGTTAAACAAGAACTCTCTCGTAGATTTGGACTATCTGGAATTGATGAAAAAAACTCAAGAGTAGAATCTTAA
- a CDS encoding SPFH domain-containing protein — MPIDNDYFKNRQQQNKSNGNGSGGNGGGGNYQPPFEPPEFFKSFGKKAGFIYVIVIIFAILFITKPFMTIESGNVGIKQTLGKYEEQPLRPGFHFILPGYQKVTVVDTKVRLMNYASVETSNGFDQSIRSNPAINILDARGLPVSIELTVQYRLTADGAPLTIATWGPAWEDKIVNPVVRNIVRNVVGGFNAEELPTRRNEIATMIENGIRTQIEALEGKPVSVESVQLREIVLPEKIKDQIERVQIANQEAQRVRYEVERAKQEAEKKAALAKGEADKNRIEAQGRADAVTIEAKAQAQANKEIANSLTGELLQMQQIQVQGKFNDALRENKDAKIFLTPGGSTPNIWVDTKNKSRDTAINQ, encoded by the coding sequence ATGCCAATTGATAACGACTATTTTAAGAATAGACAACAGCAAAACAAAAGTAATGGTAATGGTTCTGGTGGAAACGGTGGTGGAGGAAATTATCAACCACCTTTTGAGCCACCTGAATTTTTCAAAAGTTTTGGTAAAAAAGCAGGATTTATTTATGTTATTGTAATTATATTTGCTATTTTATTCATAACAAAACCATTTATGACAATTGAATCAGGTAATGTTGGTATTAAACAAACATTAGGAAAATATGAAGAACAACCATTAAGACCAGGTTTTCACTTTATTCTACCAGGGTACCAAAAGGTTACAGTAGTTGATACAAAAGTTAGACTTATGAACTATGCTTCTGTAGAAACAAGTAATGGTTTTGACCAAAGTATTAGAAGTAACCCTGCAATTAATATTCTTGATGCAAGGGGTTTACCAGTTTCAATTGAATTAACTGTTCAATATAGACTAACTGCTGATGGTGCTCCATTAACAATTGCTACATGGGGACCAGCATGGGAAGATAAAATTGTTAACCCAGTTGTTAGAAATATTGTAAGAAATGTTGTTGGTGGATTTAACGCTGAAGAGTTACCAACAAGAAGAAATGAAATTGCAACAATGATTGAAAATGGTATTAGAACTCAAATTGAAGCATTAGAGGGTAAACCTGTTTCAGTTGAATCTGTTCAATTAAGAGAGATTGTTCTTCCAGAAAAAATCAAAGATCAAATTGAAAGAGTTCAAATAGCTAACCAAGAAGCACAAAGAGTTAGATACGAAGTTGAAAGAGCAAAACAAGAAGCTGAGAAAAAAGCTGCACTTGCAAAGGGTGAGGCTGACAAAAACAGAATTGAAGCTCAAGGTAGAGCAGATGCTGTAACTATTGAAGCAAAAGCACAAGCTCAAGCTAATAAAGAGATTGCTAATTCATTAACTGGTGAGTTATTACAAATGCAACAAATTCAAGTACAAGGTAAATTTAACGATGCACTTAGAGAAAATAAAGATGCAAAAATTTTCTTAACTCCTGGTGGTTCAACTCCAAATATCTGGGTTGATACAAAAAATAAATCAAGAGATACTGCAATTAATCAATAA
- a CDS encoding branched-chain amino acid transaminase, protein MTEAKYIWMDGKFVDWHEAKVHVLSHTLHYGNGAIEGTKAYKTHDGRCAIFKLEEHTKRLLNSSKMTLIDVPFTAEELNDAQVELLQKNELFEGAYIRPLVYLGYGVMGLYHKDAPAQVSISAWEWGAYLGEEGMKKGVRVKISSMTRTPNTSGMGKAKAVANYLNSQMAKFEAVEAGYDEALLRDDQGYIAEASGACFFIVRDGVIITPPNDNSLESITQATVIDIAKDMGYEVVRRRITREEIYIADEAFFTGTAVEVTPIREVDCRVIGAGERGPVTEALQKAYFDVVQGKNEKYVKYLTYVN, encoded by the coding sequence ATGACTGAAGCAAAATACATCTGGATGGATGGGAAATTTGTTGATTGGCATGAAGCAAAAGTTCATGTATTAAGCCACACATTACATTATGGTAATGGTGCAATTGAAGGTACTAAAGCTTATAAAACTCATGATGGAAGATGTGCAATTTTCAAATTAGAAGAACACACAAAAAGACTTTTAAATTCTTCTAAAATGACGTTAATTGATGTTCCTTTTACAGCAGAAGAGTTAAATGATGCTCAAGTTGAATTATTACAAAAAAATGAGTTATTTGAAGGTGCTTATATTAGACCTTTAGTATATCTTGGTTACGGAGTTATGGGACTTTATCATAAAGATGCTCCTGCACAAGTTTCAATTTCTGCATGGGAATGGGGTGCATACCTTGGTGAAGAGGGTATGAAAAAAGGTGTTAGAGTAAAAATCTCATCTATGACAAGAACTCCTAATACATCAGGTATGGGAAAAGCAAAAGCAGTAGCTAATTACTTAAACTCTCAAATGGCAAAATTTGAAGCAGTAGAAGCTGGTTATGATGAAGCTTTATTAAGAGATGACCAAGGTTATATCGCTGAAGCATCTGGTGCTTGTTTCTTTATTGTAAGAGATGGAGTTATTATTACTCCACCAAATGATAACTCATTAGAATCAATTACACAAGCAACAGTAATTGATATTGCAAAAGATATGGGTTATGAAGTTGTTAGAAGAAGAATTACAAGAGAAGAGATTTATATTGCAGATGAAGCATTCTTTACTGGTACAGCTGTAGAAGTAACTCCAATTAGAGAAGTTGATTGTAGAGTTATTGGTGCAGGTGAAAGAGGACCAGTAACTGAAGCACTTCAAAAGGCTTACTTTGATGTAGTTCAAGGTAAAAACGAAAAGTATGTTAAGTATTTAACTTACGTAAACTAA
- a CDS encoding SAM-dependent methyltransferase, whose product MSQQEFWNSKFSREGFLYGLKPNGFIASKIKSFPKDAKVLCLGEGEGRNAIFLAKRGFDVTAIDASDIGLSKLKQRADEENLEIKTICIDLNHWEVDSKYDVIVASYLHMYKEDRDDLFEKIDDSLNVDGLFIGEFFSQKQISYNSGGPKDLDLLYTVEDFKSHYTFSGAEVKEQITILDEGKGHQGEACVIRVFLEK is encoded by the coding sequence ATGAGCCAACAAGAGTTTTGGAATAGTAAATTTTCAAGGGAAGGTTTTCTATATGGTTTAAAGCCAAATGGTTTTATTGCCTCAAAAATTAAATCATTTCCAAAAGATGCAAAAGTTTTATGTTTAGGTGAGGGGGAAGGAAGAAATGCTATTTTTTTAGCAAAAAGAGGTTTTGATGTAACTGCAATTGATGCTTCTGATATTGGTCTTTCTAAACTTAAACAAAGAGCAGATGAAGAGAACTTAGAAATAAAAACAATATGTATAGATTTAAATCACTGGGAAGTTGATTCAAAGTATGATGTAATAGTTGCTTCATATTTGCATATGTACAAAGAAGATAGAGATGACTTATTTGAAAAAATTGATGACTCTTTAAATGTTGATGGATTATTTATTGGGGAGTTTTTTTCTCAAAAACAAATATCGTATAATAGTGGTGGACCAAAAGATTTAGACCTTTTATATACAGTTGAAGATTTTAAATCACACTATACTTTTAGTGGTGCGGAAGTTAAAGAGCAAATTACAATTTTAGATGAGGGGAAAGGTCACCAAGGTGAAGCTTGTGTGATAAGAGTATTTTTAGAAAAATAG